The Monomorium pharaonis isolate MP-MQ-018 chromosome 5, ASM1337386v2, whole genome shotgun sequence genome includes a window with the following:
- the LOC105837263 gene encoding transmembrane protein 94 isoform X3: MEGERLIGNDTRKDENAEAKPRGQTLGLTTVVALDTLHRDVKRVLQEYEEDHRRNRKYTAWLKDTLHHRSQYTTLCWTSAIALLINAIILIVAFFTLNETCDWTLFACWDDSSINGYCCRYSTLPYEGLIVCCLVVLNFILVVSDNKLRHEEIPHRVKILLDQLSVARSTCQWRSENYPHLCSPQSPCLTLQWTYRDGEVVNLPWALLVAGDIIVMKPGQQAPGYCVPYDDPEAPVLHARETYSAPVHSANEIFSTPQPRAPLRSKIYKLQETPYLANLRMALDQALDRPVTYYNRKRHLLMICCIEHLTYPILMIIILVVNLLRYLYLTDYFGTGHWSEMFLLQPIAVSLPLLPLVFPACWIFLNCFGMARFKALFKLYLSAKKLQFVDPFEDTDINGPSHPDVVYNWLELKEYFFDIFFGKEHMMSRSASILHVLGSVTALCCVDKKGILSWPNPTAEKVFFLRNANVLSPSSSTGSVDKTTDTKNQDSEETKVNSNRTSYAQHDMSHSTAEVLDLTHDHALPFRLQFDDHSWRQHLNSLKPLGLAILLNTCNMDTQEHYMQFCCHVTCEALYNENLVPVTNRRRCLCELAKQIGFQDQAQKIFQLEQQLCTFRHVQPEMVRRDIKFARSLSIATKLKFPFPHMVAVVVKERTGGGLQLLTQGTADIILDSCIEYWDGHDLCPLSASDRKKVQDFYQRTSLTSYCTAFAYRPLTRAISDKMSEIYLELPADSKHLYTPHRSPTPLPWDFRNVLDPRARGILGQFHSTDSLLCNENKDDDVSDVESCFEVQCNQVFIGMVTMQYQAQTDMVQLIEQLDMACIRFVHFSKENELRSRVFSEKMGLESGWNCHISLLSEGARSESPVGWWVSQAAAMSSPTPSPTAQSHQPNYSCMDEASHLLNRVLPRTNLNNSRAMSMSAPSAINTDFSTVKFDDETTEWNNTGASQVKSTMSHREQDTVRSEDSVLVQSVDLGSGQEAWRSLSCLTDSTEQSAPVNFDLSNRAKLPRGIEKIRPHIELIDNVPLLVSLFTDCNTTVTREMLHIMQDYGEVVCVLGSSANADNMPIFMQADAGVAVEPLYPQVCQKVPVLVPTTESQGISPVDLSRALNSVTCSLSVKREDPVAIFHLIMEARHYMKNLWNCIQFWLCCLVTLSFVQILSAFLLLPPLFSIDQVLWLCCLIIPILSTSMIATPIDPTIMQRATGKNQCVVNGEVMLFVLWCYGSKFLSTVIAVILSQCISFLTLCPVYVPQNSKCLYIYPDPRDQIWGGWGSKPIVILVVQHFALTLIVLHFVTISVSFVHREYSIWKKNPMSNCTWFLGVFIVLCAQAVFSGMAFRRFWREEDKKIDNFPIHIPLFFLLSVPLTFAINELIKWQEIKVNVRYQKRARLEFGTKLGMNSPF, from the exons ATGGAGGGCGAACGTCTGATTGGCAACGATACGAGAAAAGATGAGAATGCAGAGGCTAAACCCAGGGGGCAGACTTTAGGCTTGACCACCGTGGTAGCCCTGGATACTCTGCATCGCGACGTTAAACGTGTTCTACAGGAGTATGAGGAGGATCACAGGAGAAATAG GAAGTATACAGCTTGGCTGAAGGACACCTTGCATCATCGCAGCCAGTATACCACACTCTGTTGGACCTCTGCGATTGCGCTACTGATCAATGCCATCATCCTCATTGTTGCGTTTTTCACGCTCAATGAAACATG TGACTGGACCCTATTTGCTTGCTGGGACGACAGCTCCATAAATGGGTATTGTTGCAGGTATTCAACACTGCCGTACGAAGGACTGATAGTCTGTTGTTTAGTAGTATTGAATTTTATCTTAGTAGTATCGGATAACAAATTGCGACACGAGGAAATCCCTCATAGAGTCAAAATTCTTCTTGATCAACTCAGTG tTGCACGTTCCACGTGCCAATGGAGATCAGAGAATTATCCACATCTATGCAGTCCTCAATCCCCTTGTCTAACTTTGCAATGGACATATCGTGACGGTGAAGTAGTCAACTTGCCGTGGGCTTTGTTAGTTGCTGGTGACATAATTGTGATGAAGCCCGGCCAACAAGCACCTGGATATTGTGTGCCATACGAT GATCCAGAAGCACCTGTCTTGCACGCTAGAGAGACTTATAGCGCGCCGGTACACAGTGCGAACGAAATCTTCTCCACGCCGCAACCCCGCGCGCCTCTGAGGAGCAAGATCTACAAACTTCAAGAAACGCCATACCTGGCGAATCTACGAATGGCGTTGGATCAAGCTCTTGATCGACCAGTTACTTATTACAATCGCAAACGTCACTTGCTGATGATCTGCTGCATTGAACACTTGACCTATCCAATACTTATGATTATTATCCTCGTGGTGAATCTGCTTCGTTACCTGTACTTGACAGATTACTTCGGTACCGGTCACTGGAGTGAGATGTTCCTGTTGCAACCGATCGCCGTGAGTCTTCCGTTGCTGCCGTTGGTGTTTCCCGCCTGCTGGATATTTCTCAACTGTTTCGGCATGGCCCGCTTCAAAGCGTTGTTCAAGCTTTATCTGTCTGCAAAAAAGCTTCAG tTTGTAGATCCTTTTGAAGACACAGATATAAATGGTCCCAGTCATCCGGATGTAGTGTACAATTGGCTAGAGCTCAAGGAATACttctttgacattttttttggCAAGGAGCACATGATGTCGCGTTCGGCGAGCATTTTGCACGTCTTGGGCTCTGTGACC gcACTATGCTGTGTAGATAAGAAGGGAATTCTCTCATGGCCTAATCCTACGGCGGAGAAAGTATTTTTCCTACGTAACGCCAATGTCTTGTCGCCGAGCTCGAG TACCGGCAGCGTGGACAAGACGACTGACACCAAGAACCAGGATTCCGAAGAGACCAAAGTGAACTCGAACAGAACGTCCTATGCACAGCATG ATATGTCGCACTCCACTGCCGAGGTCCTGGATCTTACTCACGACCATGCCCTGCCGTTCCGGCTGCAGTTTGACGATCACTCGTGGCGGCAGCATCTGAACTCGTTGAAACCGCTTGGCCTGGCGATCCTCCTCAACACGTGCAACATGGACACGCAGGAGCACTACATGCAGTTTTGCTGCCATGTCACCTGCGAGGCTCTTTACAACGAGAACCTGGTTCCGGTGACAAACAGACG caGATGTCTGTGCGAATTGGCGAAGCAGATCGGCTTCCAGGACCAAGCGCAGAAGATCTTTCAACTGGAGCAGCAACTATGTACATTTAGACATGTG CAACCAGAGATGGTCAGGCGGGACATAAAGTTTGCGCGTTCGCTGAGCATTGCAACAAAGCTGAAGTTTCCGTTTCCTCATATGGTCGCCGTGGTCGTGAAGGAACGCACCGGCGGCGGTCTGCAATTGTTGACGCAGGGAACGGCCGACATAATTCTGGACTCGTGCATCGAGTACTGGGATGGTCACGATCTTTGTCCTCTTTCCGCATCAGACAG GAAAAAGGTGCAAGACTTTTACCAAAGGACGAGCCTAACCTCGTATTGCACCGCGTTTGCTTACCGACCATTGACGCGCGCCATTAGCGACAAGATGTCTGAGATATATCTGGAGTTGCCCGCAGATAGCAAGCATTTGTACACGCCTCATAGAAGTCCGACGCCCTTACCGTGGGATTTTAGAAATGTTCTCGATCCCCGAGCACGTGGAATACTGGGGCAGTTTCATTCGACAG ATTCTTTGTTGTGTAACGAAAATAAAGATGATGACGTGAGCGACGTCGAAAGTTGCTTCGAAGTTCAATGTAATCAGGTCTTCATCGGAATGGTCACCATGCAATATCAGGCGCAAACCGATATG GTGCAACTGATCGAGCAATTGGACATGGCATGCATAAGATTCGTACACTTCAGCAAGGAGAACGAGTTGCGTTCGCGTGTTTTCTCAGAGAAGATGGGTCTGGAGAGCGGTTGGAATTGTCACATCTCGTTACTCAGCGAAGGCGCCAG GTCCGAGAGTCCAGTGGGTTGGTGGGTGAGCCAGGCGGCAGCCATGTCCTCACCCACTCCCTCACCCACGGCCCAATCTCATCAGCCTAATTACTCCTGCATGGACGAGGCCAGCCACTTGCTTAATCGTGTCTTACCTCG cACTAATCTGAACAACAGTCGCGCGATGAGCATGTCAGCACCGAGCGCTATCAACACGGACTTCTCGACGGTGAAGTTCGACGACGAGACCACCGAGTGGAACAACACGGGCGCCTCGCAGGTCAAGAGCACCATGAGTCACAG GGAGCAAGACACGGTGCGAAGCGAAGACAGCGTTCTGGTGCAGAGTGTCGATCTGGGATCAGGTCAGGAAGCTTGGAGATCCCTAAGCTGCCTCACCGACAGCACTGAACAAAGCGCGCCGGTCAACTTCGACCTGTCAAACAGG GCTAAACTGCCGAGAGGCATAGAAAAGATACGTCCGCACATCGAGCTGATAGACAATGTCCCTTTGCTCGTGTCCCTGTTCACCGATTGCAACACCACAGTGACTCGCGAGATGTTGCATATCATGCAGGATTATGGCGAGGTGGTGTGTGTGCTTGGCTCCTCCGCCAACGCCGATAATATGCCGATCTTCATGCAAGCCGACGCAGG AGTGGCGGTGGAGCCCTTGTACCCCCAGGTATGTCAAAAAGTGCCCGTATTGGTGCCCACCACGGAGAGTCAGGGAATTTCTCCCGTGGACTTGAGCAGAGCGCTCAACTCCGTTACGTGTTCCTTGAGCGTCAAACGCGAGGACCCTGTGGCAATCTTTCATCTTATTATGGAG GCTCGtcattacatgaaaaatttatggaaTTGTATACAATTCTGGCTGTGCTGCTTGGTAACGCTTTCGTTTGTGCAAATATTGTCGGCGTTTTTGCTGCTACCGCCGCTATTCTCCATCGATCAGGTGCTCTGGCTGTGCTGCTTAATAATTCCCATATTGTCGACATCCATGATCGCCACGCCGATAGATCCGACGATAATGCAACGCGCGACCGGGAAGAATCAATGCGTGGTCAACGGAGAG GTTATGCTGTTTGTGCTATGGTGTTACGGTAGCAAGTTCTTGTCGACGGTGATCGCGGTGATCCTCTCGCAGTGCATCTCGTTCCTGACGCTTTGCCCTGTCTATGTGCCACAGAACTCCAAGTGCCTGTACATATATCCGGATCCGCGGGACCAGATTTGGGGTGGCTGGGGTAGCAAGCCGATCGTCATTCTGGTCGTGCAGCATTTCGCCCTTACGCTTATAGTCCTGCACTTCG ttaCGATATCTGTCAGCTTTGTGCATAGGGAATACTCGATATGGAAGAAAAATCCTATGAGCAATTGCACCTGGTTTCTTGGTGTATTTATTGT ATTGTGTGCGCAAGCGGTGTTCTCTGGTATGGCGTTCCGCAGATTTTGGCGAGAGGAGGACAAAAAGATCGACAACTTCCCGATACATATACCATTGTTCTTTCTACTCTCTGTCCCGCTGACATTCGCGATTAATGAGCTGATCAAATGGCAAGAGATCAA GGTGAACGTTAGATACCAGAAACGGGCGCGTTTGGAATTTGGTACGAAATTGGGAATGAATTCGCCGTTTTAA
- the LOC105837263 gene encoding transmembrane protein 94 isoform X1 — translation MEGERLIGNDTRKDENAEAKPRGQTLGLTTVVALDTLHRDVKRVLQEYEEDHRRNRKYTAWLKDTLHHRSQYTTLCWTSAIALLINAIILIVAFFTLNETCDWTLFACWDDSSINGYCCRYSTLPYEGLIVCCLVVLNFILVVSDNKLRHEEIPHRVKILLDQLSVARSTCQWRSENYPHLCSPQSPCLTLQWTYRDGEVVNLPWALLVAGDIIVMKPGQQAPGYCVPYDDPEAPVLHARETYSAPVHSANEIFSTPQPRAPLRSKIYKLQETPYLANLRMALDQALDRPVTYYNRKRHLLMICCIEHLTYPILMIIILVVNLLRYLYLTDYFGTGHWSEMFLLQPIAVSLPLLPLVFPACWIFLNCFGMARFKALFKLYLSAKKLQFVDPFEDTDINGPSHPDVVYNWLELKEYFFDIFFGKEHMMSRSASILHVLGSVTALCCVDKKGILSWPNPTAEKVFFLRNANVLSPSSSTGSVDKTTDTKNQDSEETKVNSNRTSYAQHDMSHSTAEVLDLTHDHALPFRLQFDDHSWRQHLNSLKPLGLAILLNTCNMDTQEHYMQFCCHVTCEALYNENLVPVTNRRRCLCELAKQIGFQDQAQKIFQLEQQLCTFRHVQPEMVRRDIKFARSLSIATKLKFPFPHMVAVVVKERTGGGLQLLTQGTADIILDSCIEYWDGHDLCPLSASDRKKVQDFYQRTSLTSYCTAFAYRPLTRAISDKMSEIYLELPADSKHLYTPHRSPTPLPWDFRNVLDPRARGILGQFHSTDSLLCNENKDDDVSDVESCFEVQCNQVFIGMVTMQYQAQTDMVQLIEQLDMACIRFVHFSKENELRSRVFSEKMGLESGWNCHISLLSEGARSESPVGWWVSQAAAMSSPTPSPTAQSHQPNYSCMDEASHLLNRVLPRTNLNNSRAMSMSAPSAINTDFSTVKFDDETTEWNNTGASQVKSTMSHRDNKLSSREQDTVRSEDSVLVQSVDLGSGQEAWRSLSCLTDSTEQSAPVNFDLSNRAKLPRGIEKIRPHIELIDNVPLLVSLFTDCNTTVTREMLHIMQDYGEVVCVLGSSANADNMPIFMQADAGVAVEPLYPQVCQKVPVLVPTTESQGISPVDLSRALNSVTCSLSVKREDPVAIFHLIMEARHYMKNLWNCIQFWLCCLVTLSFVQILSAFLLLPPLFSIDQVLWLCCLIIPILSTSMIATPIDPTIMQRATGKNQCVVNGEVMLFVLWCYGSKFLSTVIAVILSQCISFLTLCPVYVPQNSKCLYIYPDPRDQIWGGWGSKPIVILVVQHFALTLIVLHFVTISVSFVHREYSIWKKNPMSNCTWFLGVFIVLCAQAVFSGMAFRRFWREEDKKIDNFPIHIPLFFLLSVPLTFAINELIKWQEIKVNVRYQKRARLEFGTKLGMNSPF, via the exons ATGGAGGGCGAACGTCTGATTGGCAACGATACGAGAAAAGATGAGAATGCAGAGGCTAAACCCAGGGGGCAGACTTTAGGCTTGACCACCGTGGTAGCCCTGGATACTCTGCATCGCGACGTTAAACGTGTTCTACAGGAGTATGAGGAGGATCACAGGAGAAATAG GAAGTATACAGCTTGGCTGAAGGACACCTTGCATCATCGCAGCCAGTATACCACACTCTGTTGGACCTCTGCGATTGCGCTACTGATCAATGCCATCATCCTCATTGTTGCGTTTTTCACGCTCAATGAAACATG TGACTGGACCCTATTTGCTTGCTGGGACGACAGCTCCATAAATGGGTATTGTTGCAGGTATTCAACACTGCCGTACGAAGGACTGATAGTCTGTTGTTTAGTAGTATTGAATTTTATCTTAGTAGTATCGGATAACAAATTGCGACACGAGGAAATCCCTCATAGAGTCAAAATTCTTCTTGATCAACTCAGTG tTGCACGTTCCACGTGCCAATGGAGATCAGAGAATTATCCACATCTATGCAGTCCTCAATCCCCTTGTCTAACTTTGCAATGGACATATCGTGACGGTGAAGTAGTCAACTTGCCGTGGGCTTTGTTAGTTGCTGGTGACATAATTGTGATGAAGCCCGGCCAACAAGCACCTGGATATTGTGTGCCATACGAT GATCCAGAAGCACCTGTCTTGCACGCTAGAGAGACTTATAGCGCGCCGGTACACAGTGCGAACGAAATCTTCTCCACGCCGCAACCCCGCGCGCCTCTGAGGAGCAAGATCTACAAACTTCAAGAAACGCCATACCTGGCGAATCTACGAATGGCGTTGGATCAAGCTCTTGATCGACCAGTTACTTATTACAATCGCAAACGTCACTTGCTGATGATCTGCTGCATTGAACACTTGACCTATCCAATACTTATGATTATTATCCTCGTGGTGAATCTGCTTCGTTACCTGTACTTGACAGATTACTTCGGTACCGGTCACTGGAGTGAGATGTTCCTGTTGCAACCGATCGCCGTGAGTCTTCCGTTGCTGCCGTTGGTGTTTCCCGCCTGCTGGATATTTCTCAACTGTTTCGGCATGGCCCGCTTCAAAGCGTTGTTCAAGCTTTATCTGTCTGCAAAAAAGCTTCAG tTTGTAGATCCTTTTGAAGACACAGATATAAATGGTCCCAGTCATCCGGATGTAGTGTACAATTGGCTAGAGCTCAAGGAATACttctttgacattttttttggCAAGGAGCACATGATGTCGCGTTCGGCGAGCATTTTGCACGTCTTGGGCTCTGTGACC gcACTATGCTGTGTAGATAAGAAGGGAATTCTCTCATGGCCTAATCCTACGGCGGAGAAAGTATTTTTCCTACGTAACGCCAATGTCTTGTCGCCGAGCTCGAG TACCGGCAGCGTGGACAAGACGACTGACACCAAGAACCAGGATTCCGAAGAGACCAAAGTGAACTCGAACAGAACGTCCTATGCACAGCATG ATATGTCGCACTCCACTGCCGAGGTCCTGGATCTTACTCACGACCATGCCCTGCCGTTCCGGCTGCAGTTTGACGATCACTCGTGGCGGCAGCATCTGAACTCGTTGAAACCGCTTGGCCTGGCGATCCTCCTCAACACGTGCAACATGGACACGCAGGAGCACTACATGCAGTTTTGCTGCCATGTCACCTGCGAGGCTCTTTACAACGAGAACCTGGTTCCGGTGACAAACAGACG caGATGTCTGTGCGAATTGGCGAAGCAGATCGGCTTCCAGGACCAAGCGCAGAAGATCTTTCAACTGGAGCAGCAACTATGTACATTTAGACATGTG CAACCAGAGATGGTCAGGCGGGACATAAAGTTTGCGCGTTCGCTGAGCATTGCAACAAAGCTGAAGTTTCCGTTTCCTCATATGGTCGCCGTGGTCGTGAAGGAACGCACCGGCGGCGGTCTGCAATTGTTGACGCAGGGAACGGCCGACATAATTCTGGACTCGTGCATCGAGTACTGGGATGGTCACGATCTTTGTCCTCTTTCCGCATCAGACAG GAAAAAGGTGCAAGACTTTTACCAAAGGACGAGCCTAACCTCGTATTGCACCGCGTTTGCTTACCGACCATTGACGCGCGCCATTAGCGACAAGATGTCTGAGATATATCTGGAGTTGCCCGCAGATAGCAAGCATTTGTACACGCCTCATAGAAGTCCGACGCCCTTACCGTGGGATTTTAGAAATGTTCTCGATCCCCGAGCACGTGGAATACTGGGGCAGTTTCATTCGACAG ATTCTTTGTTGTGTAACGAAAATAAAGATGATGACGTGAGCGACGTCGAAAGTTGCTTCGAAGTTCAATGTAATCAGGTCTTCATCGGAATGGTCACCATGCAATATCAGGCGCAAACCGATATG GTGCAACTGATCGAGCAATTGGACATGGCATGCATAAGATTCGTACACTTCAGCAAGGAGAACGAGTTGCGTTCGCGTGTTTTCTCAGAGAAGATGGGTCTGGAGAGCGGTTGGAATTGTCACATCTCGTTACTCAGCGAAGGCGCCAG GTCCGAGAGTCCAGTGGGTTGGTGGGTGAGCCAGGCGGCAGCCATGTCCTCACCCACTCCCTCACCCACGGCCCAATCTCATCAGCCTAATTACTCCTGCATGGACGAGGCCAGCCACTTGCTTAATCGTGTCTTACCTCG cACTAATCTGAACAACAGTCGCGCGATGAGCATGTCAGCACCGAGCGCTATCAACACGGACTTCTCGACGGTGAAGTTCGACGACGAGACCACCGAGTGGAACAACACGGGCGCCTCGCAGGTCAAGAGCACCATGAGTCACAG AGATAACAAACTGTCGAGCAGGGAGCAAGACACGGTGCGAAGCGAAGACAGCGTTCTGGTGCAGAGTGTCGATCTGGGATCAGGTCAGGAAGCTTGGAGATCCCTAAGCTGCCTCACCGACAGCACTGAACAAAGCGCGCCGGTCAACTTCGACCTGTCAAACAGG GCTAAACTGCCGAGAGGCATAGAAAAGATACGTCCGCACATCGAGCTGATAGACAATGTCCCTTTGCTCGTGTCCCTGTTCACCGATTGCAACACCACAGTGACTCGCGAGATGTTGCATATCATGCAGGATTATGGCGAGGTGGTGTGTGTGCTTGGCTCCTCCGCCAACGCCGATAATATGCCGATCTTCATGCAAGCCGACGCAGG AGTGGCGGTGGAGCCCTTGTACCCCCAGGTATGTCAAAAAGTGCCCGTATTGGTGCCCACCACGGAGAGTCAGGGAATTTCTCCCGTGGACTTGAGCAGAGCGCTCAACTCCGTTACGTGTTCCTTGAGCGTCAAACGCGAGGACCCTGTGGCAATCTTTCATCTTATTATGGAG GCTCGtcattacatgaaaaatttatggaaTTGTATACAATTCTGGCTGTGCTGCTTGGTAACGCTTTCGTTTGTGCAAATATTGTCGGCGTTTTTGCTGCTACCGCCGCTATTCTCCATCGATCAGGTGCTCTGGCTGTGCTGCTTAATAATTCCCATATTGTCGACATCCATGATCGCCACGCCGATAGATCCGACGATAATGCAACGCGCGACCGGGAAGAATCAATGCGTGGTCAACGGAGAG GTTATGCTGTTTGTGCTATGGTGTTACGGTAGCAAGTTCTTGTCGACGGTGATCGCGGTGATCCTCTCGCAGTGCATCTCGTTCCTGACGCTTTGCCCTGTCTATGTGCCACAGAACTCCAAGTGCCTGTACATATATCCGGATCCGCGGGACCAGATTTGGGGTGGCTGGGGTAGCAAGCCGATCGTCATTCTGGTCGTGCAGCATTTCGCCCTTACGCTTATAGTCCTGCACTTCG ttaCGATATCTGTCAGCTTTGTGCATAGGGAATACTCGATATGGAAGAAAAATCCTATGAGCAATTGCACCTGGTTTCTTGGTGTATTTATTGT ATTGTGTGCGCAAGCGGTGTTCTCTGGTATGGCGTTCCGCAGATTTTGGCGAGAGGAGGACAAAAAGATCGACAACTTCCCGATACATATACCATTGTTCTTTCTACTCTCTGTCCCGCTGACATTCGCGATTAATGAGCTGATCAAATGGCAAGAGATCAA GGTGAACGTTAGATACCAGAAACGGGCGCGTTTGGAATTTGGTACGAAATTGGGAATGAATTCGCCGTTTTAA